In Agrobacterium tumefaciens, a single genomic region encodes these proteins:
- a CDS encoding glycosyltransferase family 2 protein, which yields MDYFRQYTRDSFCTTPAEGKITFSHDDGNPLRTSVEQGQTGQVRFLHSLGLDESHIAAFEQRALENGSTLDDELLASGLVTADVYFSAFAGYLRLPFLPEILSERVADLDNLDLQLAEPRFLRLMPQGGKTVLLIVPELARMDLLKNLLDERPHLFDELAVTTPQAMRDAIWKAGEARRLAETRQRLFNAAPQHSARITLHGQQGFYGGVVATLLVLSLLTYTEMALIWLHATLSMLYLNTLLFRLFALVHTPRETKAETALSLRHENELPVYTILVALYREEAVVAQLVSALERLDWPRSRLDIKLVCEADDGATIEAIRRINPGPHMEIVRVPPSQPRTKPKALTYALSGARGAFVVVYDAEDRPHPQQLREAYAAFRDQPEDIACLQAPLIISNASSSWLSACFALEYSGLFRCMLPALAAHGLPLPLGGTSNHFRTGALRRAGAWDPYNVTEDADLGLRLHRLGYRCGVIRRQTLEDAPTSLPVWLSQRTRWFKGWLQSWLVMTRTPFATAHAMGWFAYMTFQLLIGGMILSSLAHPLLFISLAFMAMAIRENGFHLLFTWQGVLFFIDALNIVGSYTIFVLMGRTRMIAYEKRQVGRRWLAMPLYWLMLSVAAWRAVVELKTRPFVWNKTPHAPVAKDET from the coding sequence ATGGATTATTTCAGGCAATATACACGAGATTCGTTTTGCACGACGCCGGCAGAAGGAAAAATTACATTTTCCCATGACGATGGGAACCCGCTTCGGACCTCTGTCGAACAGGGCCAGACGGGACAGGTCCGTTTTCTCCATTCGCTGGGATTGGACGAGTCGCATATCGCGGCATTCGAACAGCGAGCACTGGAAAACGGCTCGACACTGGACGACGAATTGCTGGCAAGCGGCCTCGTCACGGCAGACGTATATTTCAGCGCCTTCGCCGGATATCTGCGATTGCCGTTTCTCCCGGAAATCCTGTCGGAACGGGTGGCGGATTTAGATAATCTCGATCTTCAACTCGCAGAACCAAGGTTTCTGCGATTGATGCCGCAGGGCGGTAAAACGGTGCTGCTGATCGTGCCGGAGCTGGCGCGGATGGATTTGCTGAAAAACCTGTTGGATGAGCGTCCGCATCTTTTCGACGAACTGGCCGTGACCACGCCGCAGGCCATGCGCGACGCGATCTGGAAAGCTGGTGAGGCCCGTCGTCTCGCGGAAACCCGGCAGCGGCTTTTCAACGCCGCGCCCCAGCATTCCGCCAGGATCACGCTGCATGGCCAGCAGGGTTTTTATGGCGGCGTTGTCGCCACCCTGCTCGTCCTTTCGCTGCTGACTTATACTGAAATGGCCCTGATCTGGCTTCACGCCACCCTGTCGATGCTCTACCTCAACACCCTGTTGTTCCGGCTTTTTGCCCTCGTTCATACCCCCCGCGAAACCAAGGCAGAAACAGCCTTGTCTCTTCGGCACGAAAACGAACTGCCGGTTTACACAATTCTGGTGGCGCTTTACCGCGAAGAGGCTGTCGTCGCGCAGCTCGTCAGTGCATTGGAGCGTCTGGATTGGCCCCGTTCCCGGCTCGATATCAAGCTTGTCTGCGAGGCCGACGACGGCGCGACGATCGAGGCGATCCGGCGGATAAATCCCGGCCCACATATGGAAATCGTGAGGGTGCCGCCTTCCCAGCCGCGCACCAAACCCAAAGCCCTCACCTACGCACTTTCCGGCGCGCGCGGTGCATTCGTTGTCGTTTATGATGCCGAGGACCGGCCCCATCCGCAGCAATTGCGCGAAGCCTATGCCGCGTTCCGCGACCAGCCGGAGGATATCGCCTGCCTGCAGGCGCCACTTATCATCAGCAACGCCTCCTCCTCCTGGCTGAGCGCCTGTTTCGCACTGGAATATTCCGGGCTGTTCCGCTGCATGCTGCCTGCTCTCGCTGCCCACGGCCTGCCGCTGCCGCTTGGCGGCACCTCCAATCATTTCCGGACTGGCGCGTTGCGGCGCGCTGGCGCCTGGGATCCCTACAATGTCACTGAGGATGCCGATCTTGGCCTCAGGCTGCATCGGCTCGGCTATCGCTGCGGCGTCATCCGGCGGCAGACGCTGGAGGATGCGCCGACATCGCTGCCCGTGTGGCTGAGCCAGCGAACGCGCTGGTTCAAGGGCTGGCTGCAAAGCTGGCTGGTAATGACCCGTACACCCTTTGCAACCGCGCATGCCATGGGATGGTTTGCCTACATGACCTTTCAGCTACTGATCGGCGGCATGATTCTATCGTCGCTCGCGCATCCCTTGCTCTTCATTTCCCTGGCATTCATGGCTATGGCCATCCGGGAAAACGGCTTCCATCTGCTCTTCACATGGCAGGGCGTCCTGTTTTTTATCGATGCGCTGAATATCGTCGGAAGTTACACGATCTTCGTGCTGATGGGCCGAACCAGAATGATAGCCTATGAGAAGCGGCAGGTCGGAAGGCGATGGCTGGCGATGCCCTTATATTGGCTGATGCTATCAGTCGCAGCCTGGCGGGCCGTGGTGGAGCTTAAAACCCGACCTTTCGTCTGGAACAAGACGCCGCATGCACCGGTCGCCAAAGACGAGACCTGA